Proteins from a single region of Lasioglossum baleicum chromosome 1, iyLasBale1, whole genome shotgun sequence:
- the LOC143213188 gene encoding uncharacterized protein LOC143213188 translates to MEDREKSISSLSTDWLVGQKCSGSRYPGHPDRSTEVAHETIALPSDKSCGDEYLLKRMILSRLVSEFSVRTLCHFRSCTHRLSLYLRPRNKCPVLQGATHNCVPENGNTEQCEITKAATDRGVGFRDDFKETGLDWPRPIPRKAAPALTATRPTSICRHPDTGDIHRGHLLITDTAGAYDYARDLTIGFS, encoded by the exons atggAGGACAGAGAGAAATCAATAAGCAGTCTATCGACGGACTGGCTGGTCGGACAGAAATGTTCAGGCTCGAGGTACCCCGGACACCCTGATAGAAGCACAGAGGTAGCACACGAGACCATCGCGTTACCATCCGACAAGTCGTGCGGCGACGAGTACCTCCTGAAAAGGATGATCCTCTCACGGCTGGTCAGCGAGTTTTCGGTACGCACACTCTGCCACTTCCGGTCCTGCACCCACAGGCTCTCGCTCTATCTTCGACCGAGGAATAAGTGTCCTGTTCTCCAGGGGGCTACACACAACTGCGTCCCAGAGAACGGTAACACCGAACAATGTGAAATAACAAAAGCAGCAACCGACCGGGGGGTTGGTTTCCGCGACGACTTTAAAGAGACTGGACTGGACTGGCCTCG GCCAATCCCGAGGAAGGCCGCGCCTGCGCTTACGGCAACCCGGCCGACATCAATATGCCGCCATCCGGACACCGGAGACATACACCGAGGACACTTGTTGATCACCGATACCGCCGGTGCCTATGACTATGCACGCGACCTGACGATCGGATTCAGCTAA